Proteins from one Pagrus major chromosome 1, Pma_NU_1.0 genomic window:
- the LOC140998052 gene encoding CMRF35-like molecule 1, which produces MRKMLLLIIWLSSAVRCQPSKIHVSAQEGGLAEISCPYDSGYETYPKYFYKGIYGKRQSIIETAAGKKGSAQRGKYYIYDDTKRRMLHVTIHNVNLNDAETYWCWIDAYGFDPKTEIELKVYKAPAPPLVTSHPPATTVSDSASTTLWSTTPEDMRTVLPPLTGKRLYLAVAAAVAVAVLLLCLMVLYFKMRKHRHDTGFCEM; this is translated from the exons ATGAGGAAAATGCTCCTTCTCATCATCTGGCTGTCCTCTG CAGTCAGATGCCAACCATCAAAGATTCATGTATCAGCCCAGGAGGGAGGACTGGCTGAGATCTCCTGCCCATATGACTCTGGATATGAAACATATCCTAAATATTTCTATAAAGGTATTTATGGTAAAAGACAGTCTATCATTGAAactgctgctggaaaaaaagGGAGCGCACAAAGAGGGAAATATTATATTTACGATGATACCAAACGAAGAATGCTGCATGTGACCATCCATAACGTCAACCTGAACGATGCCGAGACATATTGGTGTTGGATAGATGCATATGGGTTTGATCCTAAAACAGAAATCGAACTCAAAGTCTACAAAG CTCCTGCACCTCCACTGGTCACCTCACATCCTCCTGCTACTACAG TGTCAGATAGTGCCAGTACAACACTGTGGTCCACAACACCTGAAGATATGCGTACAg TGTTGCCACCACTGACAGGAAAGAGGCTGTACTTGGCTGTTGCTGCcgctgttgctgttgctgtcctgctgctgtgtctgatGGTTTTGTACTTTAAAATGAGGAAACACAGACATGATACAGGAT TTTGTGAGATGTAA